The following are encoded together in the Streptomyces rapamycinicus NRRL 5491 genome:
- a CDS encoding ABC transporter ATP-binding protein — MATTEPVSTLTDGTDGSASDDVTPASEPSGTARDATADQAAQGRRMLIGLLRPYRGRLAAALLLQAVGALAGLAPLLAVIELGRELLAPGPVDHGRAWTSVVWGAAGLLLRVLLTAAAGGLGHLVDGELHLSLRRSLAQRLGRVPLGWYSHRSSGEVNGVVQGDVDTLHHLIAHAPGEFTSAVVVPAASFVYLACVDWRLTLVALIPVVLGVSVHRLLSTEERRREGMAVGQAMGRIGASSVEFVEGISVVKTFGGAGRVHQRYRRAADDFADFFLGYVAGSAGLASLSALVLSPPFVLLLVLTGGTVLITEGSMPPADLLPFLLLSVALTAPVAALGHGMDNIHAAERSADRIHEMLSVEPLPRPVHPAAPHGDRVEYRAVGYAYDDGHPVLHDIDLVLEPGTTTALVGPSGAGKSTLAQLLPRFFDPTQGSVLLGGADVRDIPDEELYQRVAFIFQDVRLLRATIAENIALAVPDAARSEVVTAARAAGLHDLVQTLPHGYDSVLGEDTGLSGGEAQRLGIARALLIDAPVLVLDEAMSFADAKTEAEIRRALGVLCAGRTQLVIAHRLQTITRADRIVVMEAGRIVESGTYSELMAAGGRLADMWQAQHGPGAGPQGEAHR; from the coding sequence ATGGCCACGACAGAACCGGTGAGCACGCTCACCGACGGAACCGACGGCAGTGCGTCCGACGACGTCACCCCCGCGAGCGAGCCGTCCGGCACCGCACGGGACGCCACGGCGGACCAGGCCGCGCAGGGGCGCAGGATGCTCATCGGGCTGCTGCGTCCCTACCGGGGCCGGCTCGCCGCCGCCCTCTTGCTGCAGGCGGTGGGCGCCCTGGCCGGTCTGGCCCCGCTGCTCGCCGTGATCGAGCTCGGCCGGGAGCTGCTCGCCCCCGGACCGGTCGACCACGGCAGGGCGTGGACCTCGGTCGTCTGGGGTGCCGCGGGACTGCTGCTGCGCGTCCTGCTCACCGCGGCCGCCGGCGGGCTCGGCCACCTCGTCGACGGGGAGCTGCACCTGTCGCTGCGCAGATCACTGGCCCAGCGCCTGGGACGGGTGCCCCTGGGCTGGTACTCCCACCGCAGCTCGGGCGAGGTGAACGGCGTCGTGCAGGGCGACGTCGACACCCTGCACCATCTGATCGCCCACGCCCCCGGCGAGTTCACGTCCGCCGTCGTCGTCCCCGCCGCCTCGTTCGTCTACCTGGCCTGCGTGGACTGGCGTCTGACGCTCGTCGCGCTGATTCCCGTCGTGCTCGGCGTGTCGGTGCACCGCCTGCTGTCGACCGAGGAACGGCGCCGCGAAGGCATGGCGGTGGGGCAGGCCATGGGCCGCATCGGTGCCTCCTCCGTCGAGTTCGTCGAGGGCATCTCCGTGGTCAAGACCTTCGGCGGGGCGGGCCGGGTCCACCAGCGCTACCGCCGGGCCGCCGACGACTTCGCCGACTTCTTCCTCGGCTACGTCGCCGGCAGCGCGGGCCTGGCCTCGCTGTCCGCCCTCGTCCTGTCGCCGCCCTTCGTGCTGCTGCTCGTGCTCACCGGCGGTACCGTGTTGATCACCGAAGGCTCCATGCCGCCCGCCGACCTGCTGCCCTTTCTGCTGCTGTCCGTAGCGCTGACGGCGCCGGTCGCGGCGCTCGGGCACGGCATGGACAACATCCACGCCGCCGAGCGGTCCGCCGACCGCATCCACGAGATGCTCAGCGTCGAGCCGCTGCCGCGGCCGGTCCATCCGGCCGCCCCGCACGGGGACCGCGTGGAATACCGCGCCGTCGGCTACGCCTACGACGATGGCCACCCGGTCCTGCACGACATCGACCTCGTCCTGGAGCCCGGCACCACCACCGCCCTCGTCGGTCCTTCCGGTGCCGGCAAGTCCACCCTCGCCCAGCTGCTGCCGCGGTTCTTCGACCCGACGCAGGGCTCGGTCCTGCTCGGCGGCGCCGATGTCCGCGACATCCCCGACGAGGAGCTCTACCAACGGGTGGCGTTCATCTTCCAGGACGTCCGGCTGCTGCGCGCCACGATCGCCGAGAACATCGCGCTGGCGGTCCCCGACGCCGCGCGGTCCGAGGTCGTCACCGCCGCCCGCGCGGCGGGCCTCCACGACCTCGTCCAGACACTTCCGCACGGCTACGACTCCGTGCTGGGCGAGGACACCGGCCTGTCCGGCGGTGAAGCACAGCGGCTCGGCATCGCCCGCGCCCTGCTCATCGACGCCCCGGTACTCGTCCTCGACGAGGCCATGTCCTTCGCCGATGCCAAGACCGAGGCCGAAATCCGTCGTGCCCTGGGCGTCCTGTGCGCGGGCCGCACCCAACTGGTCATCGCCCACCGGCTGCAGACCATCACCCGCGCCGACCGCATCGTCGTCATGGAGGCCGGCCGCATCGTGGAGAGCGGAACGTACTCCGAACTCATGGCCGCCGGGGGAAGGCTCGCGGACATGTGGCAGGCCCAGCACGGCCCCGGCGCCGGCCCGCAGGGAGAGGCACACCGATGA
- a CDS encoding B12-binding domain-containing radical SAM protein, whose amino-acid sequence MRFLLLSGLGPGELGPTHFNSPYMAGTLFGASPSELGREMLRRAGHRGLRLDRFGFEWSGRQYGLLRPRAAAGPHLTTVTLHSILETGGYDFVRVDLADVWTGEARVPTGDVDLVLLSTTYIWNEPILDRAVGWIRENLPGVGIVAGGQFTNLKFMMALRDHPEIVAVVRGDGEVALPMTLDTVAAGKSLEAVPNVVWRDGERIRVNPVEYVDLDAFPSPSLSGRAAVVPYESMRGCPFDCKFCSFPAASPKWRYKSAEKIRDDWVRYATDNGAEMMYAMDSTFTIPPVRFRELLEILPGSGIPVWEGFSRANTLNSEAVVAGLEAAHCFQIHVGFESMNDQTLKNMSKRVSVRQNRKAHDLLGRSEINTYGLFIVGYPGETPEMFQDTQDYLIEEYIGHFSMARFTITDENMPMWQDREKFRIEADDPNDPGSPWSHIGMDSVRAGELLTETLDKVRRANDRAVLKFWQHNYQHWLLPQHDRKTNLAVEKSLELLAMAPRDFTDPDEGAHAMRTQLDRLRALGIEPAPEGRELCLDPL is encoded by the coding sequence ATGCGTTTCTTGTTACTGAGCGGGCTCGGCCCCGGAGAACTCGGTCCGACGCACTTCAACTCCCCGTACATGGCCGGGACGCTCTTCGGGGCAAGCCCGAGCGAGCTCGGCCGGGAAATGCTCCGCCGTGCCGGACACCGGGGGCTGCGGCTCGACCGGTTCGGCTTCGAGTGGTCGGGCCGGCAGTACGGACTGCTGCGTCCCCGGGCGGCGGCGGGACCGCATCTGACCACGGTGACGCTCCACTCGATTCTGGAGACCGGCGGTTACGATTTCGTCCGGGTGGATCTGGCGGACGTGTGGACCGGCGAGGCGCGGGTGCCGACCGGTGACGTCGACCTGGTGCTGCTGTCGACGACGTACATCTGGAACGAGCCGATCCTGGACCGGGCGGTCGGCTGGATCAGGGAGAACCTGCCCGGCGTCGGCATCGTGGCCGGCGGCCAGTTCACCAACCTCAAGTTCATGATGGCCCTGCGCGACCACCCGGAAATCGTCGCGGTGGTGCGTGGCGACGGCGAGGTCGCGCTGCCCATGACGCTGGACACCGTGGCCGCGGGCAAGAGCCTGGAGGCGGTCCCCAACGTCGTCTGGCGGGACGGGGAGCGGATCCGGGTCAATCCGGTGGAGTACGTGGATCTCGACGCGTTCCCGTCGCCCAGCCTCTCCGGACGGGCCGCGGTGGTGCCCTACGAGTCGATGCGCGGCTGTCCCTTCGACTGCAAGTTCTGTTCCTTCCCCGCGGCCTCGCCGAAATGGCGGTACAAGTCGGCGGAGAAGATCCGGGACGACTGGGTCCGCTATGCCACGGACAACGGCGCCGAAATGATGTACGCGATGGATTCCACGTTCACCATCCCGCCGGTCCGTTTCCGCGAGCTGCTGGAGATTCTGCCCGGTTCCGGCATCCCGGTCTGGGAGGGCTTCAGCAGGGCCAACACACTGAACTCGGAGGCGGTGGTGGCTGGTCTGGAGGCGGCCCACTGCTTCCAGATCCATGTGGGCTTCGAGTCCATGAACGACCAGACCCTGAAGAACATGAGCAAGCGGGTCTCGGTGAGGCAGAACCGCAAGGCCCACGATCTGCTCGGTCGTAGCGAGATCAACACCTATGGCCTGTTCATCGTCGGGTATCCGGGGGAGACCCCCGAGATGTTCCAGGACACCCAGGACTATCTGATCGAGGAGTACATCGGCCACTTCTCCATGGCCCGGTTCACCATCACCGACGAGAACATGCCGATGTGGCAGGACCGGGAGAAGTTCCGGATCGAGGCCGACGACCCCAATGACCCGGGCTCCCCCTGGTCGCACATCGGCATGGACAGCGTCCGGGCGGGCGAACTGCTCACCGAGACCCTGGACAAGGTCCGGCGGGCCAACGACCGTGCGGTGCTGAAGTTCTGGCAGCACAACTACCAGCACTGGCTGCTGCCGCAGCACGACCGCAAGACCAACCTCGCCGTCGAGAAGAGCCTGGAACTGCTCGCCATGGCACCGCGCGACTTCACCGATCCGGACGAGGGCGCGCACGCCATGCGGACCCAGCTGGACCGGCTGCGGGCCCTGGGGATCGAGCCGGCCCCGGAGGGCCGGGAACTGTGCCTCGATCCGCTGTGA
- a CDS encoding cupin domain-containing protein: protein MSAVELFSSMFRLRHDGTVAAEEFAMRPDLDGWTAVAMRAETTADLKSAANWMRHPDGDEVMCVLSGALRIYYRRGGTEDADGELRARIGAGEAFVVPSEAWHRVELEAPTEMVVVLRAEGTLVEQRHGH from the coding sequence ATGTCTGCCGTAGAACTCTTCTCCTCCATGTTCCGGCTGCGTCACGACGGCACAGTCGCCGCCGAGGAGTTCGCCATGCGCCCCGACCTGGACGGCTGGACGGCCGTGGCCATGCGTGCCGAGACGACGGCGGACCTGAAGTCCGCGGCCAACTGGATGCGGCATCCCGACGGGGACGAGGTGATGTGCGTGCTGTCCGGCGCGCTGCGGATCTACTACCGCAGGGGCGGCACGGAGGACGCCGATGGCGAGCTGCGGGCCCGCATCGGTGCGGGAGAGGCCTTCGTCGTGCCGTCGGAGGCCTGGCACCGGGTGGAGCTGGAGGCGCCCACCGAAATGGTGGTGGTACTGCGGGCCGAGGGGACTCTGGTGGAACAGCGCCACGGCCACTGA
- a CDS encoding saccharopine dehydrogenase NADP-binding domain-containing protein: MAAPLIGILGAYGEVGTVAARRLAAEGRFRLRLGGRDPESARGLAAELGPVARATAVDARDERSLAAFAAGCRAVLNCSGPAYLLLDRVRRAAFAQGADYVDVMDDGTAPAPAGSRTAVLSAGLVPGLSGLLPGLLAGSMARPLRFTGAYAGLGALTHTGALDYLLSLDRGYGVPMGLWRGRVVPGALGTDEDFRIPGLPRPLTAVPFLTSEVAERAGALGLEETRWYNAFDGRALLEVLNRARRGTGRDLDSHAAELVRAGALDAAGRTPYHVLWGSLDGVGHGGAAVRRAVLIRGGDGSELTGEVGAFAVAEVCDGRVPAGVHRAAGVLSPRRVVDRLRAVVPGVVVAEEGGDAAPGPAPAHQAEEEGVL; encoded by the coding sequence ATGGCCGCGCCGCTGATCGGCATCCTGGGCGCCTATGGCGAGGTGGGTACGGTCGCCGCCCGTCGGCTGGCCGCCGAGGGCCGCTTCCGGCTGCGGCTGGGCGGTCGTGACCCCGAGTCGGCCCGGGGGCTCGCGGCCGAGCTGGGCCCGGTGGCGCGGGCCACGGCGGTGGACGCCCGGGACGAGCGGAGCCTCGCGGCGTTCGCCGCGGGCTGCCGCGCGGTGCTCAACTGCTCCGGTCCCGCCTATCTGTTGCTGGACAGGGTCCGGCGTGCGGCGTTCGCCCAGGGCGCGGACTACGTGGACGTGATGGACGACGGCACGGCCCCCGCACCGGCCGGGTCACGCACCGCGGTGTTGTCGGCGGGGCTGGTGCCGGGTCTGTCCGGGCTGCTGCCCGGTCTGCTCGCCGGGTCGATGGCCCGACCGCTGCGGTTCACCGGCGCGTACGCCGGGCTGGGCGCGCTCACCCATACGGGTGCCCTCGACTACCTGCTGAGCCTGGACCGCGGATACGGCGTGCCGATGGGGCTCTGGCGCGGCCGGGTGGTGCCCGGCGCACTGGGCACCGACGAGGACTTCCGGATCCCGGGCCTGCCCCGGCCGTTGACGGCGGTTCCCTTCCTCACCTCCGAAGTGGCCGAGCGGGCCGGGGCGCTGGGGCTGGAGGAGACGCGCTGGTACAACGCCTTCGACGGCCGCGCTCTGCTCGAAGTCCTGAACCGGGCGCGCCGCGGCACCGGGCGGGATCTGGACTCCCACGCCGCCGAGCTGGTGAGGGCAGGCGCCCTGGACGCGGCCGGGCGCACGCCGTACCACGTGCTGTGGGGCAGTCTGGACGGCGTCGGGCACGGCGGAGCGGCGGTGCGTCGTGCCGTGCTGATCCGGGGCGGGGATGGGTCCGAACTGACCGGCGAGGTGGGCGCGTTCGCGGTCGCGGAGGTGTGTGACGGGAGGGTGCCCGCCGGGGTGCACCGGGCGGCCGGGGTGCTCTCGCCCAGGCGGGTGGTGGACCGGCTGCGTGCGGTTGTCCCCGGTGTCGTGGTGGCCGAGGAGGGCGGGGACGCGGCACCGGGCCCGGCCCCCGCTCACCAGGCGGAGGAGGAGGGCGTCCTGTGA
- a CDS encoding non-ribosomal peptide synthetase — protein MNVGEYVEELTALGATLYEEDGRLRYRAPKGILTEERLRELRDRKHAVLEYLRTREFGPGLVADPRARHEPFPLTDVQSAYLLGRSEAFDYGGVACHGYLELAMADGAEQDVEDAWNTLVRRHDMLRAVVSADGYQRVLPEVPRYETRRADLRGAGEERARRCVEEIRGQMSHQVRPTDQWPLFELRTTRTARGLLLHLAVDLLICDYGSIRMLLAELHELCTSPDRGSEKADADEAGEPAPTFRDYVLAARAAQEGTRYQRDRDYWWDRVDDLPPAPELPLRTDSLSAPPRFRRHGTRLTTDQWRALNRRAAHAGVTASGVLVQAFAEAVGRWSRRPRFTLSLTLQNRLPLHPRIDQVIGDFSSTSLLAVDLTGGDTLLDRVRTAQDRLWDDLDHRLCSGVEVLREVARRRGRDEALMPVTFTSTISGSRTAAGSHAPEPAALLPGAELVHGITQTPQVWIDCQIMEDAGGLLVHWDVRDGLFPDRVIEDMFGAFAALVADLTDGDGAWQRTDPVELPAHQHERLARVNATEAPRSADPLHAEVMAQARRTPGRTAVITPGRTLDYAELTGRARAVAAALTTSGSVPGERVAIVMDKGWEQVVAVLGVLLARGAYLPVDTTQPALRRDTVLRDAGVRLVLTQSRLAPTLGLPPGTMALAVDTMEPAAQGTPAAGAPGADPDDLAYVIYTSGSTGTPKGVMISHGAARNTVDDINSRFAVGPDDRVLGLAQLGFDLSVYDIFGPLAVGGALVLPEASRRGDPTHWAALVREHGISVWNSVPAQLQMFQEYLRTEPAAGAGRLRLAMLSGDWIPVTLPDAVRALVPGLSVVSLGGATEAAIWSICHPIDTVDPELGSIPYGRPLANQSFLVLDPLMRNCPEHVTGELYIGGAGLALGYLGDEQRTAERFVKHPHSGERLYRTGDMGRRMANGEIEFLGRVDGQVKLNGHRVELAEVEAALQGHPAAQLAAAVIHEEGGGRRLVAFAETARIEPSAPPASWQTTPADQAALASGMAEGVRGEDVRAMCAALEESALLSMARLLRERGLFAAADGVHTTDEIIAASGAAPDHHYLVRRWLTALADEGRLVHDPVADSWCGLEPADERSIQAVRERIDALEPVVGWGAALVRFHRDCERHLGDLLSGELPLRDLLFPEGRLETAAAAYRNNLISRYNNAATIAAVRAIVAGHRGPGPVRVLEIGAGIGGTSAELIPALADLPVDYHFTDVSHFFLNAAQEAFAAHPWVRYGLFDLNADHRAQGFRPNSADIVVAANVLHNAVHAGEMFEKLRELIAPGGWLVFIDATRDTYRGMTSMEFNDGLTGFADERAGTGATFFTRRQWLDLLDAAGADSALCLPAPESALAQIGQQVFAARFKADRAAVTPAELHAHLAERLPAYMIPVDIQVVDAIPLTGNGKVDRAKLTDLAGQDAPGAAAAGGGAAPRDELERALADLWARVLQVPSVGRDADFFSLGGDSLLVAQLVGRMRERLPQLAGVSWDDLLRMVLNRPTVAALADRLRAAEAPAGLGAEPSPLVELAPRPDGAADAPVLVLVHDGTGTVAPYRALIQELSGRLPVLGLVVDDLDSYLAAAPATLVGDLADRYARVLLAKGYPKVHLVGYCMGGLLVTELADRLTRAGAEVTEVTIISSYRVPYLVEDDLLAEYVFARMMRADTVRLGYPEDEATTRALVEAVTVEHGGRVPRGGLTGRSLEGLDPGAAAALRTLRTLGTRPQEERLKAIGAHMPQEEAELGSLERLSRLYRTVQHSLVTVALHEATPYAGRATLVRQVGEAEIFPGMHRDMGAYWQQVCTGDLRIVDVPGDHFTCVRPPHADAVAALLAAEPAARRPRGRR, from the coding sequence ATGAACGTCGGCGAGTACGTGGAGGAACTCACCGCACTGGGAGCGACGCTCTACGAGGAGGACGGCCGGCTCCGGTACCGGGCGCCGAAGGGGATCCTCACCGAGGAACGGCTGCGGGAGCTGCGGGACCGGAAGCACGCCGTACTGGAATATCTTCGCACCCGGGAGTTCGGGCCGGGTCTGGTGGCCGATCCGCGGGCCCGCCACGAACCGTTCCCGCTCACCGACGTCCAGTCGGCGTACCTGCTGGGGCGCAGCGAGGCGTTCGACTACGGAGGCGTGGCCTGTCACGGTTATCTGGAACTGGCGATGGCCGACGGGGCCGAGCAGGACGTGGAGGACGCCTGGAACACCCTCGTCCGGCGCCATGACATGCTGCGGGCGGTGGTCTCGGCCGACGGATACCAGCGGGTGCTGCCCGAGGTGCCGCGCTACGAGACGCGTCGCGCGGATCTGCGGGGAGCCGGCGAGGAGCGGGCGCGGCGGTGTGTCGAGGAGATCAGGGGGCAGATGTCCCATCAGGTCCGGCCGACGGACCAGTGGCCGCTCTTCGAACTGCGCACCACCCGCACCGCTCGCGGACTGCTGCTGCACCTCGCGGTCGACCTGCTCATCTGCGACTACGGCAGCATCCGGATGCTGCTCGCAGAACTGCACGAGCTGTGTACCAGCCCCGACAGGGGCTCTGAGAAGGCGGACGCCGACGAGGCCGGAGAACCGGCGCCGACCTTCCGGGACTACGTACTGGCGGCCCGCGCCGCTCAAGAGGGCACCCGCTACCAGCGGGACCGTGACTACTGGTGGGACCGCGTCGACGACCTGCCCCCGGCGCCCGAACTGCCCCTGCGCACCGACTCCCTGAGCGCTCCGCCGAGATTCCGCCGACACGGCACCCGGCTGACGACGGACCAATGGCGGGCGCTGAACCGGCGGGCGGCCCACGCAGGCGTGACCGCCTCGGGAGTGTTGGTGCAGGCGTTCGCGGAAGCCGTGGGGCGCTGGAGCCGCAGACCACGGTTCACGCTCAGCCTCACCCTGCAGAACCGGTTGCCCTTGCACCCGCGGATCGATCAGGTGATCGGTGACTTTAGCTCGACCAGCCTGCTCGCCGTGGACCTCACCGGAGGGGACACGCTGCTGGATCGCGTGCGCACGGCCCAGGACCGGCTCTGGGACGACCTGGATCACCGGTTGTGCTCCGGGGTCGAGGTGCTGCGCGAAGTCGCGCGGCGCCGGGGTCGGGACGAGGCCCTGATGCCGGTCACCTTCACCAGCACGATCAGCGGATCCCGTACCGCGGCCGGTTCCCACGCTCCCGAACCGGCGGCCTTGCTGCCCGGAGCCGAACTGGTGCACGGCATCACCCAGACGCCCCAGGTGTGGATCGACTGCCAGATCATGGAGGACGCCGGCGGGCTTCTGGTGCACTGGGACGTCCGGGACGGACTCTTCCCCGACCGGGTGATCGAGGACATGTTCGGTGCGTTCGCCGCCCTGGTCGCGGATCTGACCGACGGGGACGGCGCCTGGCAGCGGACCGATCCGGTGGAGCTGCCCGCTCACCAGCACGAGCGACTGGCCCGGGTCAACGCCACCGAGGCACCGCGCTCCGCCGACCCGCTGCATGCCGAGGTCATGGCCCAGGCACGGCGTACCCCCGGCCGCACGGCCGTCATCACGCCCGGCCGCACCCTGGACTACGCCGAACTGACCGGGCGGGCCCGAGCCGTCGCGGCGGCGCTGACCACCTCCGGCAGCGTCCCCGGGGAACGGGTGGCCATCGTCATGGACAAGGGCTGGGAGCAGGTGGTCGCGGTCCTCGGGGTTCTCCTCGCCCGGGGCGCCTACCTACCGGTCGACACCACTCAGCCGGCGCTGCGCCGCGACACCGTGCTCCGGGACGCCGGGGTACGGCTGGTGCTCACCCAGTCCCGGCTGGCACCCACCCTCGGCCTGCCGCCGGGGACGATGGCCCTGGCGGTGGACACGATGGAGCCCGCCGCCCAGGGCACACCGGCGGCCGGGGCGCCCGGAGCGGACCCCGACGACCTCGCCTACGTCATCTACACCTCCGGCTCCACCGGCACCCCGAAGGGCGTGATGATCAGCCACGGCGCGGCGCGCAACACCGTGGACGACATCAACTCCCGCTTCGCCGTGGGGCCCGATGACCGAGTGCTGGGACTGGCCCAGCTGGGCTTCGACCTGTCGGTGTACGACATCTTCGGCCCCTTGGCGGTCGGTGGCGCCCTCGTCCTGCCCGAGGCCTCGCGCCGCGGCGACCCCACGCACTGGGCCGCGCTCGTCCGGGAACACGGCATCAGCGTGTGGAACTCCGTACCCGCCCAGCTGCAGATGTTTCAGGAGTACCTGCGCACCGAGCCCGCCGCCGGCGCGGGCCGACTACGGCTCGCCATGCTCTCCGGCGACTGGATCCCGGTGACGCTGCCGGACGCCGTCCGCGCGCTGGTGCCCGGCCTGAGCGTGGTCAGCCTCGGCGGGGCCACCGAGGCGGCGATCTGGTCGATCTGCCACCCCATCGACACGGTCGACCCCGAACTGGGCAGCATCCCGTACGGCAGGCCGCTGGCCAATCAGAGCTTCCTGGTGCTCGACCCGCTGATGCGGAACTGCCCGGAACACGTCACCGGTGAGCTCTACATCGGAGGCGCGGGCCTCGCCCTCGGCTACCTCGGCGACGAACAGCGCACGGCTGAACGGTTCGTCAAACATCCGCACAGCGGTGAACGGCTCTATCGCACCGGCGATATGGGCCGTCGCATGGCCAACGGCGAGATCGAGTTCCTGGGGCGGGTCGACGGACAGGTGAAGCTGAACGGGCACCGTGTCGAGCTGGCCGAGGTGGAGGCGGCGCTCCAGGGGCACCCGGCGGCCCAGCTGGCCGCGGCCGTCATCCATGAGGAGGGCGGCGGCCGCCGGCTGGTCGCCTTCGCGGAAACCGCCCGCATCGAGCCGAGCGCGCCGCCCGCCTCCTGGCAGACCACACCGGCTGACCAGGCCGCGCTCGCCTCGGGAATGGCCGAGGGCGTCCGCGGCGAGGACGTGCGGGCGATGTGCGCCGCACTGGAGGAGTCCGCGCTGCTGTCCATGGCACGGCTCCTGCGTGAACGCGGTCTGTTCGCCGCGGCGGACGGCGTACACACCACCGACGAGATCATCGCGGCCAGCGGCGCCGCCCCGGACCACCACTATCTCGTACGACGCTGGCTCACCGCGCTGGCCGACGAGGGACGCCTGGTCCACGACCCGGTCGCGGACAGCTGGTGTGGCCTGGAGCCGGCCGACGAGCGAAGCATCCAGGCCGTGCGCGAGCGCATCGACGCGCTGGAACCCGTCGTCGGCTGGGGCGCCGCCCTGGTCCGCTTCCACCGCGACTGCGAACGGCACCTGGGCGACCTGCTGAGCGGTGAGCTCCCGCTGCGCGACCTCCTCTTCCCCGAGGGCCGTCTGGAGACCGCGGCGGCCGCCTACCGGAACAATCTGATCAGCCGGTACAACAACGCGGCCACCATCGCCGCGGTCCGCGCGATCGTGGCCGGGCACCGCGGCCCGGGGCCCGTGCGGGTGCTGGAGATCGGTGCCGGGATCGGCGGGACCAGCGCCGAGCTGATCCCGGCCCTGGCAGACCTCCCCGTCGACTACCACTTCACCGATGTGTCGCACTTCTTCCTCAACGCGGCGCAGGAGGCCTTCGCCGCCCATCCCTGGGTGCGCTACGGGCTGTTCGATCTCAACGCGGACCACCGCGCCCAGGGATTCCGGCCGAACTCCGCGGACATCGTCGTCGCGGCGAATGTGCTGCACAACGCCGTTCACGCGGGCGAGATGTTCGAGAAGCTGCGCGAACTGATCGCACCCGGCGGCTGGCTGGTCTTCATCGACGCCACCCGCGACACCTACCGGGGCATGACATCGATGGAGTTCAACGACGGGCTGACCGGCTTCGCCGACGAACGGGCCGGGACCGGCGCCACGTTCTTCACCCGGCGGCAGTGGCTGGACCTGCTCGACGCCGCCGGCGCCGACAGCGCCCTGTGCCTGCCGGCGCCGGAAAGCGCGCTGGCCCAGATCGGCCAGCAGGTCTTCGCGGCCCGGTTCAAGGCCGACCGTGCCGCCGTTACCCCCGCCGAGCTGCACGCCCATCTCGCCGAGCGCCTGCCCGCCTACATGATCCCGGTCGATATCCAGGTGGTCGACGCGATCCCGCTGACCGGCAACGGCAAGGTGGACCGGGCCAAGCTCACCGACCTGGCCGGCCAGGACGCCCCCGGCGCGGCCGCCGCGGGCGGCGGCGCGGCACCGCGTGACGAACTGGAGCGTGCGCTGGCCGACCTGTGGGCGCGGGTGCTGCAGGTCCCGTCCGTCGGACGGGACGCTGACTTCTTCTCCCTCGGCGGGGACTCGCTGCTGGTGGCGCAGCTCGTCGGCCGGATGCGTGAACGGCTGCCGCAGCTGGCCGGGGTGAGCTGGGACGATCTGCTGCGGATGGTGCTGAACCGGCCCACCGTGGCGGCGCTCGCCGACCGGCTGCGGGCGGCCGAGGCGCCCGCGGGCCTCGGCGCCGAGCCGTCGCCCCTGGTGGAACTGGCCCCGCGGCCCGACGGCGCGGCCGACGCGCCCGTGCTGGTCCTGGTGCACGACGGCACAGGGACGGTGGCGCCCTACCGCGCGCTGATCCAGGAGCTGTCCGGGCGGCTGCCGGTCCTGGGTCTCGTCGTCGACGACCTCGACTCCTATCTCGCCGCCGCGCCCGCGACGCTGGTCGGCGATCTGGCCGACCGGTACGCGCGCGTCCTGCTGGCCAAGGGGTACCCGAAGGTCCACCTCGTCGGCTACTGCATGGGTGGTCTGCTGGTCACCGAGCTGGCCGACCGGCTCACCCGGGCGGGCGCCGAGGTGACCGAGGTGACGATCATCAGCAGCTACCGGGTCCCCTACCTGGTGGAGGACGACCTGCTGGCCGAGTACGTCTTCGCCCGGATGATGCGTGCCGACACCGTGCGACTCGGCTACCCCGAGGACGAGGCCACGACCCGCGCGCTCGTCGAGGCGGTCACCGTCGAACACGGCGGCCGGGTGCCGCGCGGCGGCCTGACCGGGCGGTCCCTCGAGGGACTCGACCCGGGCGCCGCGGCGGCCCTGCGTACGCTGCGAACGCTGGGGACGCGGCCGCAGGAGGAACGGCTGAAGGCCATCGGGGCCCATATGCCCCAAGAGGAGGCGGAGCTCGGCTCACTGGAGCGGCTCTCCCGTCTGTACCGCACGGTCCAGCACAGCCTGGTGACAGTGGCCCTGCACGAGGCGACGCCGTACGCGGGGCGCGCCACGCTGGTCCGGCAGGTCGGGGAGGCCGAGATCTTCCCCGGGATGCACCGTGACATGGGCGCGTACTGGCAGCAGGTGTGCACCGGCGATCTGCGGATCGTGGACGTGCCGGGCGACCACTTCACGTGCGTGCGCCCGCCGCACGCCGACGCGGTCGCGGCCCTGCTGGCCGCGGAACCGGCGGCCCGGCGACCGCGGGGACGGCGTTGA